A genomic stretch from Candidatus Schekmanbacteria bacterium includes:
- the gatC gene encoding Asp-tRNA(Asn)/Glu-tRNA(Gln) amidotransferase subunit GatC, which translates to MKLTIKDVEHVAKLARLKFDGKEIEELTSQLDSIISYIEKMNELDTSQVEPTSHVIDMKNVFRPDEVGVSLPREDTLKNAPVQENGFFKVPKIIE; encoded by the coding sequence ATGAAATTAACTATTAAAGATGTTGAACATGTTGCAAAGCTTGCAAGGCTGAAGTTCGACGGTAAAGAGATTGAAGAACTTACAAGCCAGCTTGATTCCATTATCAGCTACATTGAGAAGATGAACGAGCTTGATACCTCGCAAGTTGAACCTACATCGCACGTCATTGACATGAAGAATGTGTTCAGACCCGACGAGGTTGGAGTGTCGCTTCCAAGAGAGGACACACTCAAAAATGCTCCGGTGCAGGAAAATGGATTTTTCAAAGTACCAAAAATAATCGAGTGA
- a CDS encoding methyltransferase domain-containing protein yields MRKRYALWFAVITVSFFTLLTCPLFAQQSIHNTEHPPRSLDGYIKMLESSDRGTWQMPQRVVESLVIKDGDVVADIGAGSGYFTGFFSKAVGKNGKVYACDIEKGMIDYLGERVIKEKLDNVSPVLCKPDDPMLPEASVDLIFICDTYHHIGNRDAYISLLMKYLKPGGRLVIVDFQKRETPEGPPVSMRIAREDIVKEITDAGFKLYADFYFLPYQYFLVFAK; encoded by the coding sequence ATGAGAAAAAGATATGCGCTATGGTTTGCAGTAATCACAGTAAGCTTTTTTACATTGTTGACATGTCCACTTTTTGCCCAGCAGTCAATTCACAATACTGAACACCCGCCTCGCTCTCTGGATGGTTATATAAAGATGCTCGAAAGCTCTGACCGCGGGACATGGCAGATGCCTCAAAGGGTTGTTGAATCACTCGTGATAAAGGATGGAGATGTTGTTGCAGATATAGGGGCAGGTTCGGGATATTTTACAGGATTTTTTTCAAAGGCAGTTGGTAAAAATGGTAAGGTTTACGCCTGCGACATTGAGAAGGGAATGATAGATTATCTCGGTGAAAGAGTGATAAAAGAAAAACTTGATAATGTTTCCCCTGTCCTCTGCAAACCTGATGACCCGATGCTCCCTGAAGCGTCGGTTGATCTAATCTTTATTTGCGATACATACCATCATATTGGGAATAGAGATGCCTATATTAGTCTCCTGATGAAATACCTTAAGCCTGGCGGAAGGCTTGTCATAGTGGATTTCCAGAAGAGGGAAACTCCGGAGGGTCCTCCGGTTTCGATGAGGATTGCGCGTGAAGATATTGTAAAAGAGATAACCGATGCAGGATTCAAACTTTACGCAGACTTCTATTTCCTGCCCTACCAGTATTTTCTGGTGTTTGCGAAGTAA
- the ftsY gene encoding signal recognition particle-docking protein FtsY → MFNKIFGRKDKDDEVKQNGILENDEPAANGFFGRIKEGLKKTRREIASKIEKVIFPGRVLDDEFYEELEEILVLSDIGAVTANQLVSELRKYVVMENVKDADKVKSYLKQKLGEMLSSYEGHIDVTGSKPYVIMIVGVNGVGKTTTIGKLAQRFLNDGKKVMLAAGDTFRAAADKQLEIWGERAGVEVVKGKEGADPSSVAFDSVASAVSRGVDVLIVDTAGRMHVKKNLMEELKKMKRVIGKAMPDAPHEIIMVVDATTGQNVISQARMFKDEIGLTGVIMTKLDGTAKGGVIVPLVREMGVSVKFIGVGEDIDSLQPFDGRLFAEALFD, encoded by the coding sequence ATGTTTAATAAGATTTTTGGAAGAAAAGATAAAGATGATGAGGTAAAGCAGAACGGGATTCTTGAAAATGATGAGCCTGCCGCAAACGGTTTCTTTGGAAGGATAAAGGAAGGTCTTAAGAAAACACGCAGGGAGATAGCATCAAAGATAGAGAAGGTGATCTTTCCGGGCAGAGTGCTGGATGATGAGTTTTATGAGGAGCTTGAGGAGATATTGGTGCTTTCCGACATCGGCGCAGTCACAGCAAACCAGCTTGTGTCAGAGCTTAGAAAATATGTGGTGATGGAAAATGTAAAAGATGCGGACAAGGTCAAATCTTATTTAAAACAAAAACTTGGAGAAATGCTTTCTTCCTATGAAGGACATATAGATGTTACCGGCTCAAAGCCTTATGTCATAATGATTGTCGGTGTCAACGGAGTGGGAAAGACAACTACCATAGGAAAGCTGGCACAGCGGTTCCTCAATGACGGCAAGAAGGTGATGCTTGCTGCCGGAGATACGTTCAGAGCTGCTGCCGACAAACAGCTTGAAATATGGGGGGAGAGGGCAGGGGTTGAAGTGGTTAAAGGCAAAGAAGGTGCAGACCCCTCTTCTGTGGCATTTGATTCCGTGGCATCTGCAGTTTCGCGCGGTGTGGATGTTCTGATAGTTGACACGGCAGGGAGAATGCACGTTAAGAAAAATCTAATGGAAGAACTAAAAAAAATGAAACGGGTCATCGGAAAAGCCATGCCTGATGCACCGCACGAAATAATAATGGTTGTTGACGCCACGACAGGGCAGAATGTAATCTCACAGGCACGGATGTTTAAGGATGAAATCGGGCTGACTGGAGTTATCATGACCAAGCTTGACGGGACTGCCAAGGGAGGAGTGATTGTGCCGCTTGTGAGAGAGATGGGTGTGTCTGTCAAATTCATAGGCGTAGGCGAGGATATCGACAGCTTACAGCCCTTCGATGGCCGTTTATTTGCAGAAGCACTTTTTGACTGA
- the speD gene encoding adenosylmethionine decarboxylase, translating into MVGFGPHLTLDGYGCSRRKLEDLELIYSILEEFPSSIGMTKIMPPYVFKYNGLKAEDWGISGFVLIAESHISIHTFPCKDYLSLDIFSCKLFDVEGAVSYITNVFDIKKFDKNVFERGLEFPKDIGLSTKVVNEQRRRILPFSEFQSQKKSVKDKKG; encoded by the coding sequence ATGGTAGGATTCGGACCGCATCTTACCCTTGATGGTTACGGCTGCAGCAGGAGAAAGCTCGAAGATCTGGAGCTGATATATTCTATCCTGGAAGAGTTTCCGTCAAGTATCGGTATGACTAAAATCATGCCACCCTATGTGTTTAAGTACAATGGATTGAAAGCTGAAGACTGGGGTATTTCTGGGTTTGTGCTAATCGCCGAAAGCCACATCAGCATCCACACTTTTCCATGTAAAGATTATCTTAGTCTCGATATCTTCTCATGCAAGCTCTTTGATGTGGAAGGGGCAGTAAGCTACATCACCAATGTTTTTGACATCAAGAAATTCGACAAGAATGTCTTTGAGAGAGGTCTTGAGTTCCCAAAGGACATCGGATTATCAACAAAGGTTGTGAACGAACAGAGAAGAAGGATTCTGCCTTTCAGCGAATTCCAGAGTCAAAAGAAAAGCGTAAAAGACAAAAAGGGTTAG
- a CDS encoding pyridoxal phosphate-dependent aminotransferase, with protein MSISKRAEEITPFIVMDVLERAKELERQGKNIIHLEVGEPDFDTPRVATEAGISAIRRGETHYTHSQGLIELREAVAEDYHSKYGVSVNPARVIITSGTSPAMLLIFGAMLETGEEVILPNPYYSCYPNFVKFVGGVPVCVNIYEDDGFTYRPQEIKKKLSQATKAIMLNSPSNPTGCIIGIKEMEDVAAMGRLIISDEIYHGLVYEGKEHSILEVTDNAFVVNGFSKLYAMTGWRLGYVIAPERFLRPMQKLQQNLFISASAFAQWAGIAALRDAGEDVKKMVETLNTRRKFMISKLRELGFGITVEPTGAFYVFANAKKFTSDSYRFAFDILDKAGVAVTPGIDFGSNGEGYIRFSYSNSIENIGEGMERIKKYLSAI; from the coding sequence ATGTCTATTTCCAAAAGAGCTGAAGAAATTACTCCGTTTATCGTGATGGATGTTTTAGAACGTGCCAAAGAACTGGAACGGCAGGGAAAAAACATAATCCATCTTGAAGTTGGAGAACCTGATTTTGATACTCCGCGAGTTGCAACAGAAGCTGGTATAAGTGCGATCCGCCGCGGGGAGACCCATTACACGCATAGTCAGGGATTGATCGAGCTCAGGGAAGCCGTTGCAGAAGATTATCATTCAAAGTATGGTGTTTCCGTTAACCCGGCAAGAGTGATAATCACTTCAGGAACATCTCCCGCAATGCTTCTTATCTTCGGAGCCATGCTTGAAACCGGGGAGGAAGTCATACTTCCCAATCCGTATTATTCCTGTTACCCGAATTTCGTTAAATTTGTAGGCGGTGTTCCGGTCTGTGTGAATATTTATGAAGATGATGGTTTCACTTACAGACCTCAGGAAATAAAAAAGAAGCTGAGCCAGGCAACAAAGGCAATAATGCTGAATTCTCCTTCCAACCCAACCGGATGTATAATCGGGATTAAGGAGATGGAAGATGTGGCGGCGATGGGAAGGTTAATTATTTCTGATGAAATCTATCACGGACTTGTTTATGAAGGGAAGGAACACAGCATACTTGAAGTCACTGACAATGCCTTTGTCGTGAACGGGTTTTCAAAACTATATGCTATGACGGGATGGAGGCTAGGTTATGTGATTGCACCGGAACGATTTTTGCGCCCCATGCAAAAGCTCCAGCAGAACCTTTTCATATCTGCTTCTGCCTTTGCGCAATGGGCGGGAATCGCGGCGCTTCGCGATGCTGGTGAGGATGTTAAAAAAATGGTAGAGACGCTTAATACCCGAAGAAAATTTATGATAAGTAAGCTGAGAGAGCTTGGCTTTGGAATCACAGTAGAGCCAACAGGCGCATTTTATGTCTTTGCAAACGCAAAAAAATTTACGAGTGATTCCTACAGGTTTGCTTTTGATATTCTGGACAAAGCAGGTGTTGCGGTCACTCCGGGAATTGATTTTGGTTCTAACGGCGAAGGATATATAAGGTTCTCCTATTCAAATTCCATTGAAAATATAGGAGAGGGGATGGAAAGAATTAAAAAGTATCTGAGCGCAATCTGA
- the gatA gene encoding Asp-tRNA(Asn)/Glu-tRNA(Gln) amidotransferase subunit GatA has product MALYNKTIWELRTLLDKKEISPSELLSSVMERISSVDGKIKAYVTVLEEYARRQIKNGVPQGILSGIPIALKDNMCVKGERTTCSSKILSNFYPPYDATITKKLIGAGAVICGKTNLDEFAMGSSTENSAFHTTRNPWDIERAPGGSSGGSAASVSADECIAALGSDTGGSIRQPASFCGIVGLKPTYGAVSRYGLVAFASSLDQIGPMTKDVRDCAIMMNVISAYDPSDSTSVPFERPDYTAGLTGDMKGMKVGVPKEYFIKGLDAEVEANVRLAIKKLEERGAELIEISLPHTDYAISTYYILATAEASSNLARYDGVKYGYRTEKAEDLIDMYSKTRAEGFGAEVKRRIMLGTYALSSGYYDAYYRKAQKVRTLIKQDFDNAFKTVDVIATPTAPTTAFKIGEKASDPLQMYLSDIFTISANLGGVPALSMPCGFDGKSLPVGFQIIGKHFDEVNVLRTAYAAEQALGIKDRKPEI; this is encoded by the coding sequence ATGGCATTATACAATAAGACAATCTGGGAGCTAAGGACACTTCTCGACAAAAAGGAAATATCTCCGTCGGAACTTTTAAGCTCAGTCATGGAGAGAATCTCATCAGTTGACGGCAAGATAAAAGCCTATGTCACAGTCCTTGAAGAATATGCCAGAAGGCAGATAAAGAATGGCGTTCCGCAGGGGATTCTTTCAGGGATACCAATCGCACTTAAAGACAATATGTGCGTAAAAGGGGAGCGGACGACCTGCTCGTCTAAGATATTGTCAAACTTCTATCCTCCATATGATGCAACTATTACAAAGAAACTCATTGGCGCAGGTGCAGTTATCTGCGGAAAGACTAACCTCGACGAGTTCGCCATGGGTTCTTCAACGGAAAATTCAGCCTTTCATACCACAAGAAATCCATGGGATATTGAACGCGCACCAGGCGGCTCAAGCGGTGGATCTGCGGCAAGTGTCTCGGCAGACGAATGTATAGCAGCTTTAGGCTCTGACACAGGAGGCTCAATAAGACAGCCTGCGTCATTCTGCGGAATAGTTGGACTAAAGCCTACTTACGGCGCTGTATCAAGATACGGGCTTGTGGCGTTTGCATCATCACTTGACCAGATAGGTCCCATGACAAAGGATGTCCGCGACTGCGCAATAATGATGAATGTCATTTCAGCTTACGATCCATCTGATTCAACTTCTGTTCCCTTTGAAAGACCTGATTATACCGCAGGACTTACAGGCGACATGAAGGGAATGAAAGTGGGGGTTCCGAAAGAATATTTTATAAAAGGGCTAGACGCTGAGGTGGAGGCAAACGTCAGGCTTGCCATAAAGAAGCTGGAAGAACGGGGAGCCGAACTAATTGAAATCTCTCTTCCGCATACTGATTATGCCATAAGCACATACTACATACTTGCCACTGCCGAGGCATCGTCGAACCTTGCCCGTTATGACGGAGTAAAATATGGTTACAGGACTGAGAAAGCAGAAGACCTGATAGACATGTATTCAAAGACAAGGGCAGAGGGTTTTGGCGCAGAGGTGAAAAGAAGGATAATGCTTGGCACGTACGCATTAAGCTCAGGCTATTATGATGCATATTACAGGAAGGCGCAGAAGGTAAGGACGCTTATAAAGCAGGATTTTGACAATGCCTTTAAAACCGTTGATGTGATTGCGACTCCGACTGCGCCGACTACTGCATTTAAAATCGGCGAGAAGGCAAGCGATCCATTGCAGATGTATCTCTCAGATATATTCACCATTTCAGCGAATCTTGGAGGAGTGCCTGCGCTGTCAATGCCCTGCGGGTTTGATGGGAAGAGCCTTCCTGTGGGATTTCAGATTATTGGAAAACATTTTGATGAAGTTAACGTGCTTCGCACTGCCTATGCCGCAGAGCAGGCATTAGGAATAAAAGACAGGAAGCCGGAGATATAG
- a CDS encoding AAA family ATPase: protein MTIPAKYRLSKDKLYWKCNLKGGNFEGLEKLEPAEGTIGQDRALKALKIGLELYSSGYNIFVTGLTGTGRRTTVRKILEKMRPKCGPLFDRLYVNNFKDNDHPRLITLPAGEGAKFAKSMKDIISFLRKNLSQIFEGESIVKRKQQVAKQFEEENKKIFNQFDSDIKSEGFVIGQVQLGQMTVPDLLFMIDGKPYPISHVEAMADEGKIESAKFEKMEGRYIELKEGLRKIFNKITKLNMELGERLKEIERESCVHVIDGMLEEVRETRHEYCVNEYLHELKESILNDIELFKSAQETRQQQEAAMPISMSEEVPINPFLKYDINLLLTNSKDAGCPIIIEPSPTVATLFGTIERDVSRSGMWFSSFMNIKAGSLLRADGGYLVLNANDVFMNPMVWPILKRVLKTGKLDIQSTPSIFQMESLAIKPQPIEVNIKVIMIGDSEIYELLYSYEEDFRKVFKIKAEFDTQMDLNNKNITLFLSVVAKMCSNKNLAGLKTDALERIIEYGVRRAGARGKLITRFSEIEDLLLQADYWRKQKGDKIITAVHIDEAIDNTIERHNLMQTKIQEMIDKGIIIIDCEGEKVGQVNGLAVYSMGAYSFGKPSRISAAVSVGQGGIVNIEREVKLSGSTHDKGVLILTGYLREKYSQDMPLNLYASICFEQSYSGIDGDSASSTELYALLSSLSDVPIKQSIAVTGSVDQKGDVQPIGGVNEKIEGFFDVCVSFGGKEGLNGKQGVMIPRRNVNDLMLRHDVVKAVEEGKFNIYAVDNIEQGIEILTGVKAGRKKKDGTFEKDTINYFIYEKLKKFAKSVKPRDAEKNDKDDEPVRGGTQNKKRKG, encoded by the coding sequence ATGACAATTCCCGCAAAATACAGGCTTTCGAAAGACAAGCTTTACTGGAAATGTAATCTTAAAGGGGGCAACTTCGAGGGGCTTGAAAAACTTGAGCCGGCTGAAGGAACAATCGGGCAGGATCGCGCCCTTAAGGCGCTTAAAATCGGACTTGAGCTTTACAGCTCCGGATATAATATTTTTGTGACCGGACTTACCGGTACCGGCCGCAGGACAACTGTCAGAAAAATCCTTGAAAAGATGCGTCCAAAATGCGGACCTCTTTTTGACCGCCTTTATGTGAATAATTTCAAGGACAATGACCATCCAAGGCTCATCACATTGCCTGCCGGTGAAGGCGCGAAATTCGCGAAATCTATGAAGGACATCATCTCGTTTTTAAGGAAAAACCTTTCACAGATATTCGAGGGCGAAAGCATAGTAAAAAGGAAACAGCAGGTTGCAAAACAATTTGAAGAGGAAAACAAAAAGATTTTTAACCAGTTTGATAGTGACATTAAGAGTGAAGGATTTGTTATCGGACAGGTGCAGCTAGGCCAGATGACGGTCCCGGACCTTTTGTTTATGATAGACGGCAAGCCTTATCCCATTTCCCATGTAGAGGCCATGGCTGATGAAGGGAAAATTGAAAGCGCGAAGTTTGAAAAAATGGAAGGCAGATACATTGAGTTAAAAGAGGGGCTGAGAAAGATATTTAATAAAATAACAAAACTCAACATGGAGCTGGGTGAGAGGTTAAAAGAAATAGAAAGAGAAAGCTGTGTCCATGTTATTGACGGTATGCTTGAGGAGGTCAGGGAGACAAGACATGAATACTGCGTCAATGAGTATCTTCATGAATTGAAAGAAAGCATATTGAACGACATAGAGCTCTTTAAATCTGCGCAGGAGACTCGCCAGCAGCAGGAAGCAGCAATGCCCATATCGATGTCGGAAGAGGTTCCTATAAACCCTTTTCTTAAATATGATATCAACCTTCTTCTCACCAATTCTAAAGACGCAGGCTGTCCAATAATAATAGAGCCGTCTCCGACAGTCGCGACCCTTTTTGGTACTATCGAGCGAGATGTTTCCCGTTCAGGGATGTGGTTCAGCAGTTTCATGAATATAAAGGCTGGCTCGCTTTTAAGGGCGGACGGAGGATATCTTGTACTGAATGCGAATGATGTATTTATGAACCCGATGGTCTGGCCTATTTTAAAAAGAGTGCTTAAGACAGGAAAGCTCGATATCCAGTCAACTCCCTCGATTTTCCAGATGGAGTCGCTTGCCATAAAACCTCAGCCAATCGAAGTTAACATAAAAGTCATCATGATCGGCGACAGCGAGATATATGAACTCCTGTACAGCTACGAGGAGGATTTCCGGAAGGTGTTCAAGATAAAGGCTGAGTTTGACACGCAGATGGATCTTAACAATAAGAACATCACTCTTTTCCTTTCTGTCGTTGCAAAGATGTGCAGTAACAAAAACCTTGCAGGTTTAAAGACTGATGCCCTTGAACGGATAATCGAATACGGGGTGAGAAGGGCAGGGGCAAGAGGAAAGCTGATAACGCGGTTCAGCGAGATAGAAGACCTTCTCCTTCAGGCAGATTACTGGAGAAAACAGAAAGGGGACAAGATAATAACGGCAGTCCATATTGATGAGGCGATAGACAACACCATAGAGAGACACAACCTCATGCAGACCAAGATACAGGAGATGATAGATAAAGGGATAATCATCATAGATTGCGAAGGTGAGAAAGTGGGGCAGGTGAATGGCCTTGCTGTCTATTCAATGGGGGCTTATTCCTTCGGCAAGCCTTCCCGCATAAGCGCAGCAGTCTCGGTGGGGCAGGGAGGGATAGTCAATATCGAGAGAGAAGTTAAACTAAGCGGAAGCACGCATGACAAGGGAGTTTTGATCCTTACCGGTTATCTGAGAGAGAAATACTCACAGGATATGCCGTTGAATCTATATGCAAGCATCTGCTTCGAGCAGTCATACAGCGGAATTGACGGAGACAGCGCATCAAGCACTGAATTATATGCTCTGCTTTCAAGCCTTTCAGATGTTCCCATAAAACAGAGCATAGCCGTGACCGGCTCGGTTGACCAGAAAGGCGATGTCCAGCCCATAGGCGGCGTGAATGAGAAGATAGAAGGTTTTTTCGATGTCTGTGTATCTTTTGGAGGGAAGGAAGGGCTTAACGGCAAGCAGGGAGTGATGATCCCGAGGCGCAATGTCAATGACCTGATGTTAAGGCATGATGTTGTAAAAGCAGTTGAAGAAGGGAAGTTTAACATTTATGCGGTTGATAACATAGAGCAGGGGATTGAGATACTCACAGGCGTTAAAGCAGGGAGAAAAAAGAAAGATGGGACATTTGAGAAAGATACAATAAATTATTTTATATACGAGAAACTTAAGAAGTTTGCAAAGAGTGTGAAACCGCGTGATGCAGAAAAGAATGATAAGGATGATGAGCCGGTTAGAGGAGGCACCCAAAACAAAAAAAGAAAGGGCTGA
- the gatB gene encoding Asp-tRNA(Asn)/Glu-tRNA(Gln) amidotransferase subunit GatB, with amino-acid sequence MQYETVIGLEVHAQLLTRSKIFCKCSTQFGSEPNSQTCPVCIGMPGVLPVTNKEVVNMALKTSIALNCKVNNRSRFARKNYFYPDLPKNYQVSQFEEPLSEHGYLDISVDGKQKRIGITRVHMEEDAGKNIHEGVVGGSYVDLNRTGVPLMEIVSEPDISSPEEAKAYLTELKIVLLYLEVCDCNMEEGSLRCDANISVRPVGQKELGTKTELKNMNSFRNLQKALEYEITRQIDVLDDGGRIVQETRLWDAGKGITLSMRSKEEAHDYRYFPEPDLVPMEIGDEWLSQAKASLPELPAEKRVRFISKYNLPEYDAGVLTSSKQLADYYEKVVSIYVDSKKASNWVMGELLRLLNEEGKDIKDLKVTPQDFAAMLTSIDKGVISGTAAKTVFEEMYRSGKSPADVIKEKGLEQVSDSSAIESAVEKVIAGNSVQVEQYLSGKDKVMGFLVGQVMKQTGGKANPAMVNTIMKQKLEALKNK; translated from the coding sequence ATGCAATACGAAACAGTAATAGGACTTGAAGTTCATGCGCAGTTGCTGACGCGCTCAAAGATTTTCTGCAAATGCTCTACCCAATTCGGATCAGAGCCTAATTCGCAGACCTGTCCGGTATGCATCGGAATGCCCGGAGTGCTCCCTGTCACAAACAAGGAAGTGGTTAACATGGCATTAAAGACTTCTATTGCCCTAAATTGCAAGGTCAATAACAGAAGCAGGTTTGCGCGGAAGAACTATTTCTATCCGGACCTTCCTAAGAATTATCAGGTCTCGCAATTCGAGGAACCTCTTTCAGAGCATGGCTATCTTGATATATCCGTTGACGGTAAACAAAAAAGAATTGGGATAACAAGGGTTCACATGGAAGAGGATGCCGGCAAGAACATCCATGAGGGCGTTGTTGGCGGAAGCTATGTGGACCTTAACAGGACGGGTGTTCCGCTAATGGAGATTGTAAGCGAGCCTGATATAAGCTCGCCTGAAGAAGCTAAGGCATATCTTACGGAGCTAAAGATCGTACTCTTATATCTTGAGGTATGCGATTGCAACATGGAAGAGGGAAGTCTTAGGTGCGATGCAAACATATCTGTAAGACCTGTGGGACAAAAAGAACTCGGTACGAAAACTGAACTTAAGAATATGAACTCCTTCAGGAACCTCCAGAAGGCGCTTGAGTATGAGATTACAAGGCAGATAGATGTCCTTGATGATGGAGGAAGGATAGTTCAGGAGACGCGCCTTTGGGATGCAGGGAAGGGGATAACTTTGTCAATGAGGAGCAAGGAAGAGGCCCATGACTACAGATATTTCCCCGAGCCTGATCTTGTTCCCATGGAGATCGGCGATGAGTGGCTGTCTCAGGCTAAGGCATCTCTGCCGGAACTGCCGGCTGAAAAAAGGGTGCGGTTCATCTCAAAATATAATTTGCCGGAATATGATGCCGGAGTCCTTACTTCATCAAAACAGCTTGCTGATTATTATGAGAAAGTAGTTTCCATTTATGTTGACAGTAAAAAAGCGAGCAACTGGGTAATGGGGGAACTGCTGAGATTGCTGAATGAAGAAGGAAAAGACATAAAAGACCTGAAGGTGACACCGCAGGATTTTGCGGCAATGCTGACTTCAATTGACAAAGGTGTGATAAGCGGCACTGCTGCGAAAACAGTCTTCGAAGAGATGTACAGAAGCGGAAAATCCCCGGCAGATGTGATAAAAGAAAAGGGGCTTGAGCAGGTAAGCGACAGCTCTGCCATTGAGTCTGCCGTTGAAAAGGTGATTGCAGGCAACAGCGTTCAGGTTGAACAGTATTTAAGCGGCAAGGACAAGGTTATGGGCTTCCTTGTGGGACAGGTGATGAAACAGACAGGGGGAAAGGCAAACCCTGCGATGGTGAACACCATAATGAAGCAGAAGCTTGAGGCTTTAAAAAACAAATAG
- the elbB gene encoding isoprenoid biosynthesis glyoxalase ElbB, which yields MAKRVGLLLSGCGVYDGAEIHESVSAMLALDKAGAEIICMAPDIPQHHVINHLAGQEAKGETRNVLVEAARIARGNIKNIKDVKVSDIDALVIPGGFGSAKNFSTYAFDGEKCKLNPDVARLIREVVRAKKPLGAICITPVIVAKAFEGEKEKPELTIGTDKATGANIEKMGSINFECPVTGFHVDRVNKIVSTPAYMMATRISQVYEGVEKLVNEVLALC from the coding sequence ATGGCAAAGAGAGTTGGTTTGCTTCTTTCAGGATGCGGAGTTTATGACGGGGCTGAAATACATGAATCTGTTTCCGCCATGCTTGCCCTTGACAAGGCGGGTGCAGAGATAATCTGCATGGCTCCCGATATTCCGCAGCATCATGTTATAAATCATCTTGCAGGACAGGAAGCGAAAGGCGAGACGCGTAATGTCCTTGTTGAGGCAGCGCGCATTGCCCGCGGCAATATTAAGAATATAAAAGATGTGAAAGTCTCTGACATAGATGCACTTGTCATTCCCGGCGGGTTCGGCTCTGCCAAGAATTTTTCGACTTATGCCTTTGACGGGGAGAAGTGCAAACTTAATCCTGACGTAGCAAGGCTCATAAGGGAAGTTGTCCGCGCTAAGAAACCTCTTGGAGCAATCTGCATAACACCTGTCATCGTTGCAAAAGCATTCGAAGGGGAAAAAGAAAAACCGGAACTCACAATAGGGACAGACAAGGCTACGGGTGCTAATATCGAGAAGATGGGCAGTATCAACTTCGAATGTCCTGTGACCGGATTCCACGTTGACAGGGTGAACAAGATAGTTTCAACACCGGCTTATATGATGGCGACGAGAATATCGCAGGTTTATGAGGGGGTGGAGAAGCTCGTTAACGAAGTCCTCGCCCTCTGCTAG
- a CDS encoding UPF0175 family protein translates to MKRTNIILSDEQHKKLTLHAKKNRSTLGELVRKAVDISYMKTDALRERREVAVKSYAEGFISLGKLSEVLGIDPISARTYLKEQGISLNVQDMKEISRDFANA, encoded by the coding sequence ATGAAGAGGACTAATATTATACTTAGTGATGAGCAGCATAAGAAATTGACGCTCCATGCTAAAAAAAACAGGAGCACTCTCGGCGAGCTTGTGAGAAAAGCGGTTGATATTTCTTACATGAAGACGGATGCATTGAGAGAGAGAAGAGAAGTTGCAGTTAAGTCATATGCTGAAGGATTTATCAGTCTTGGAAAACTTTCTGAGGTTTTAGGTATTGATCCAATCAGTGCAAGAACCTATTTAAAAGAACAAGGTATATCTCTTAATGTACAGGACATGAAAGAAATATCCCGGGATTTTGCAAATGCCTGA